In one Inquilinus sp. Marseille-Q2685 genomic region, the following are encoded:
- a CDS encoding DUF4142 domain-containing protein, with protein sequence MRAVLVLSTAAIACTLALGGCSRESEPAQMLASLAPSPQIDPANYVQTAGMSDLFEVEAGKVATRRARSSEVRSFARMMVKDHTESTGKIRSAVRSSNLGIQLPTALDPQHQEKLAALRSVPRAEFDRQYMEGQVEAHQEALKLQQSYGKSGGDPNLKAVASQLTPIVQHHLDEAQAILSGLR encoded by the coding sequence ATGAGGGCCGTCCTTGTGCTGTCGACCGCGGCGATCGCTTGCACGCTCGCGCTCGGAGGCTGCAGCCGCGAGAGCGAGCCGGCGCAGATGCTGGCATCGCTGGCGCCTTCGCCCCAGATCGATCCGGCCAATTATGTGCAGACCGCCGGGATGAGTGACCTGTTCGAGGTCGAGGCCGGCAAGGTCGCCACCCGGCGGGCCCGCAGCAGCGAGGTCCGCAGCTTCGCCCGGATGATGGTGAAGGATCACACCGAATCCACCGGCAAGATCCGCAGCGCCGTCCGCAGTTCGAACCTGGGCATCCAGCTGCCGACCGCGCTCGACCCGCAGCATCAGGAGAAGCTGGCGGCATTGCGGTCGGTCCCGCGCGCCGAATTCGACCGCCAGTACATGGAAGGCCAGGTGGAAGCCCACCAGGAGGCGCTGAAGCTGCAGCAGAGCTATGGCAAAAGCGGTGGCGATCCGAACCTGAAGGCGGTGGCCTCGCAGCTGACCCCGATCGTCCAGCACCATCTCGACGAGGCCCAGGCCATCCTGTCCGGCCTGCGCTGA
- a CDS encoding DUF3008 family protein yields MPAKSKAQQKAAGAALAAKRGEQKVGELKGASKSMYKSMSEKQLDEMASTKRKGKPEHASKS; encoded by the coding sequence ATGCCGGCGAAATCGAAAGCGCAGCAGAAGGCGGCCGGGGCCGCCCTGGCCGCCAAGCGCGGTGAGCAGAAGGTCGGCGAGTTGAAGGGCGCGTCGAAGTCGATGTACAAGTCCATGAGCGAGAAGCAGCTCGACGAAATGGCCTCGACCAAGCGCAAGGGCAAGCCCGAGCACGCGTCCAAGAGCTGA
- a CDS encoding MFS transporter produces MQQAVGAKDDLRVERAAEPAPAGLLLPFVEALAHPVFRLVWFTGLFANLGDWAQSVAAAWVLTVTEASPFLVALIQVATAVPLVLLSLPTGALADIYDRRKMILAGEACCVLGGLGLTVLGVLGLLEPVGLIGLTFLIAVGYALEGPAWQAAVGDMVPKQAVASAVLLNSINYNVARALGPAIGGLLLAWLGASWVFLIATASFAGLLAAVWSWGWRPARSALPPETLRGAVTAGLRFARHSLVTRRVATRSFIFGFCASSVWALLPLLALDQLGEDAIGYGVLLGALGIGAVCGGFLVQPARERLGTSGLISSSAFVFAAVLLVLGTIHITAVLVPVLFVGGVAWIAVVSTYNTAVQLLVPDWVKARAMAIYQMALYGGLALGSVAWGALAESAGVAATLAASGAALVIGALWALRLKIPDIALVDLRAAPVRKLELPALPIDPRRDAVMVVVEYRIGPDQERDFVRASARLREVRLRNGASRWSLFRDAADRLKWSEVYFVDSWYEHLRLLARLTAADRELIDRVGRLNQGPPPSVRHAISWRRRGRRQLAAKPPADGAARPDPGRPPGQGATASPGQQPVSTPAADPQISTTGT; encoded by the coding sequence ATGCAGCAGGCGGTCGGCGCCAAGGATGATCTGCGTGTGGAGCGCGCCGCCGAGCCGGCGCCTGCGGGACTGCTGCTGCCCTTCGTCGAGGCACTGGCCCATCCGGTGTTCCGCCTGGTCTGGTTCACCGGCCTGTTCGCCAATCTCGGCGATTGGGCCCAGTCGGTCGCTGCCGCCTGGGTGCTGACCGTCACCGAGGCCAGCCCGTTCCTGGTCGCGCTGATCCAGGTGGCGACCGCGGTGCCGCTGGTGCTGCTGTCGCTGCCGACCGGGGCGCTGGCCGATATCTATGATCGCCGCAAGATGATCCTGGCTGGCGAGGCGTGCTGCGTCCTGGGCGGTCTCGGCCTGACCGTGCTCGGCGTCCTCGGTCTGCTCGAGCCGGTCGGGCTGATCGGTCTGACCTTCCTGATCGCCGTCGGCTACGCGCTGGAGGGGCCGGCCTGGCAGGCGGCGGTCGGCGACATGGTGCCGAAGCAGGCGGTGGCCAGCGCCGTGCTGCTGAACTCGATCAACTACAACGTCGCCCGCGCCCTGGGGCCGGCGATTGGCGGCCTCCTGCTCGCCTGGCTGGGCGCGTCATGGGTGTTCCTGATCGCCACGGCCAGCTTCGCCGGCCTGCTGGCGGCGGTCTGGTCCTGGGGCTGGCGCCCGGCGCGCTCGGCCCTGCCGCCGGAGACGCTGCGCGGGGCCGTGACCGCAGGGCTGCGCTTCGCCCGGCATTCGCTGGTGACCCGGCGGGTGGCGACGCGGTCCTTCATCTTCGGCTTCTGCGCCAGCTCGGTGTGGGCGCTGCTGCCGCTGCTGGCGCTCGACCAGCTCGGCGAGGACGCCATCGGCTACGGCGTGCTGCTCGGCGCGCTCGGCATCGGTGCGGTCTGTGGCGGCTTCCTGGTCCAGCCGGCGCGGGAACGGCTGGGCACCAGCGGGCTGATCTCGAGCTCCGCCTTCGTCTTCGCCGCGGTGCTGCTGGTGCTCGGCACCATCCACATCACCGCCGTGCTGGTGCCGGTGCTGTTCGTCGGCGGCGTCGCCTGGATCGCCGTGGTGTCGACCTACAACACCGCGGTGCAGCTGCTGGTGCCGGACTGGGTCAAGGCCCGGGCCATGGCGATCTACCAGATGGCGCTGTATGGCGGGCTGGCGCTCGGCTCGGTCGCCTGGGGCGCCTTGGCTGAGAGCGCGGGTGTCGCCGCCACTCTGGCGGCCAGCGGCGCCGCGCTCGTGATCGGGGCGCTGTGGGCGCTGCGGCTGAAGATCCCGGACATCGCCCTGGTCGACCTGCGGGCCGCGCCGGTCCGCAAGCTGGAGCTGCCGGCCCTGCCGATCGATCCGCGCCGGGACGCGGTGATGGTGGTGGTCGAGTACCGCATCGGGCCGGACCAGGAGCGCGACTTCGTCCGCGCCAGCGCCCGGTTGCGCGAGGTGCGGCTGCGCAACGGCGCCAGCCGGTGGTCGCTGTTCCGCGACGCCGCCGACCGGCTGAAATGGAGCGAAGTCTATTTCGTCGACAGCTGGTACGAACATCTGCGGCTGCTGGCCCGGTTGACCGCGGCCGACCGCGAGCTGATCGACCGGGTCGGGCGGCTGAACCAGGGGCCGCCGCCCTCGGTCCGCCACGCCATCAGCTGGCGCCGGCGCGGCCGGCGCCAGCTGGCCGCCAAGCCTCCCGCCGATGGCGCGGCAAGGCCGGATCCGGGGCGGCCGCCGGGGCAGGGGGCGACCGCATCACCGGGGCAGCAGCCTGTCTCCACGCCGGCTGCCGATCCTCAGATTTCCACCACCGGAACATAG
- a CDS encoding alpha/beta hydrolase yields the protein MRDRPGHGVRLSYYDFGQTPFFALQADQRVSYCLYVPRDYEEDGDKTYSLAVLMHGTGRTATAYRDGFMDFAEANDCILLAPLFPAGLIEPGELSNYKRLAFHDMRFDLLLLAMVDEVAAKYRVRADRFLMFGFSGGGHFVHRFLYVHPERVLGVSIGAPGSVTLLNWDYDWWVGLRDFEARFGRPVDLAAMRRVAVQMVIGGDDTETWEIVTRPTDPGWMDGADLAGGNRQERMLSLRASFERHGIAVRHDIVPGVGHEGTRVLEPVKAFFADTLAKLRAEAA from the coding sequence ATGCGCGATCGTCCGGGCCATGGGGTGAGGCTGTCCTACTACGATTTCGGCCAGACGCCGTTCTTCGCGCTGCAGGCCGACCAGCGCGTCTCCTACTGCCTCTACGTTCCCCGGGACTACGAGGAGGATGGCGACAAGACCTACAGCCTGGCGGTGCTGATGCACGGCACCGGCCGCACCGCCACCGCCTATCGCGACGGCTTCATGGATTTCGCCGAGGCGAACGACTGCATCCTGCTGGCGCCGCTGTTCCCGGCCGGGCTGATCGAGCCGGGAGAGCTGTCGAACTACAAGCGCCTGGCCTTCCACGACATGCGCTTCGACCTGCTGCTGCTGGCCATGGTCGACGAGGTGGCGGCGAAGTACCGGGTCCGCGCCGACCGTTTCCTGATGTTCGGCTTCTCCGGCGGCGGCCATTTCGTCCACCGCTTCCTCTACGTCCATCCGGAGCGGGTGCTGGGCGTCTCGATCGGCGCGCCGGGCTCGGTCACGCTGCTCAATTGGGACTACGACTGGTGGGTCGGCCTGCGCGACTTCGAGGCCCGCTTCGGCCGGCCGGTCGACCTCGCGGCGATGCGCCGGGTGGCGGTGCAGATGGTGATCGGCGGCGACGACACCGAGACCTGGGAGATCGTCACCAGGCCGACCGATCCGGGCTGGATGGACGGCGCCGACCTGGCCGGCGGCAACCGGCAGGAGCGGATGCTGTCGCTGCGCGCCAGCTTTGAGCGCCACGGCATCGCGGTGCGCCATGACATCGTCCCCGGCGTCGGCCATGAGGGCACGCGCGTGCTGGAGCCGGTGAAGGCCTTCTTCGCCGACACGCTGGCGAAGCTCCGGGCCGAGGCGGCGTGA
- a CDS encoding ABC transporter substrate-binding protein, whose product MRALALAALLLAAAPAAAAEPTPLLSIALNADIRSSNPGVQRDFNSDVVLQHVTEGLVALREDQTPVPMLAESVEVSPDGTAYTFRLRDGVTFHDGRPMTSAEVAWSWKRYLDPATQWQCLDRFDGRNGPKVLAVETPDPRTVVFRLDRRSALFLVNMATIQCGAAVLSPSSLGPDGAWVKPVGTGPYVFADWQKNRYLELTRFAGYKSLPGDRDGAAGGKQALAERLRFVVIPDRSVMNAALLSGQVDIVPDVGATEIETMKAAGAQVTVTPTLSWAVLLLQTRDPLLSDVRVRQALARAIDGKQVAEAASFGLAAPNPSAIAVASAYHHDGEMAWPAYDPAEAAKLLQQAGRAGATIRIQTNNRPTGQYEAALMIQGLLTAAGIDAQLETLDWATQLQNYREGKFQASVFTYSGRPDPALAFDSIIGSKDEDPTSQWEDPQAAAWLAEAKTVEDKAGRQAIFDKLHARMAEQVPVIGLFNPVQVTTVGPKVRGYADWGPGNARLWGVRKEP is encoded by the coding sequence ATGCGGGCCCTGGCCCTTGCCGCCCTGCTCCTCGCCGCCGCTCCTGCGGCCGCGGCGGAGCCGACACCGCTGCTGTCGATCGCGCTCAATGCCGATATCCGCAGCAGCAATCCGGGCGTGCAGCGCGACTTCAACTCCGACGTCGTGTTGCAGCATGTGACCGAAGGGCTGGTCGCCCTGCGCGAGGACCAGACCCCGGTGCCGATGCTGGCCGAGAGCGTCGAGGTGTCGCCGGACGGCACCGCCTACACCTTCCGGCTGCGCGACGGCGTCACCTTCCACGACGGCCGGCCGATGACCTCGGCCGAGGTGGCATGGAGCTGGAAGCGCTATCTCGACCCGGCGACGCAGTGGCAGTGCCTGGACCGCTTTGACGGCCGCAACGGCCCGAAGGTGCTGGCGGTGGAGACGCCGGACCCGCGCACCGTGGTGTTCCGGCTCGACCGGCGCAGCGCGCTGTTCCTGGTCAACATGGCGACGATCCAGTGCGGCGCCGCGGTGCTCAGCCCCTCCTCGCTCGGGCCCGACGGCGCCTGGGTCAAGCCGGTCGGGACCGGGCCCTATGTCTTCGCCGACTGGCAGAAGAACCGGTATCTCGAGCTGACCCGCTTCGCCGGCTACAAGTCGCTGCCCGGCGACCGCGACGGCGCCGCCGGCGGCAAGCAGGCATTGGCGGAGAGGCTGCGTTTTGTCGTCATACCCGACCGTTCGGTGATGAACGCCGCCCTCCTCTCCGGCCAGGTCGACATCGTGCCCGATGTCGGCGCCACCGAGATCGAGACGATGAAGGCGGCCGGGGCGCAGGTGACGGTGACGCCGACCCTGTCCTGGGCGGTGCTGCTGCTGCAGACCCGGGATCCGCTGCTGTCCGACGTCCGGGTGCGCCAGGCGCTGGCCCGGGCGATCGACGGCAAGCAGGTGGCCGAGGCGGCGAGCTTCGGCCTGGCCGCCCCGAATCCGTCGGCCATCGCCGTGGCCAGCGCCTATCACCACGACGGCGAGATGGCTTGGCCGGCCTATGACCCGGCCGAAGCCGCGAAGCTGCTGCAGCAGGCCGGCCGCGCCGGGGCCACGATCAGGATCCAGACCAACAACCGCCCGACCGGCCAGTACGAGGCGGCGCTGATGATCCAGGGGCTGCTGACCGCCGCCGGGATCGACGCGCAGCTCGAGACGCTGGACTGGGCGACGCAGCTGCAGAACTACCGCGAGGGCAAGTTCCAGGCCTCGGTCTTCACCTATTCCGGCCGGCCCGACCCGGCGCTGGCCTTCGACTCGATCATCGGCAGCAAGGACGAGGACCCGACCAGCCAGTGGGAGGACCCGCAGGCGGCCGCTTGGCTGGCCGAGGCCAAGACGGTGGAGGACAAGGCCGGCCGGCAGGCGATCTTCGACAAGCTGCACGCCCGCATGGCCGAGCAGGTGCCGGTGATCGGCCTGTTCAACCCGGTGCAGGTGACGACGGTCGGGCCGAAGGTCCGCGGCTATGCCGATTGGGGTCCGGGCAACGCCCGGCTGTGGGGCGTGCGGAAGGAGCCTTAG
- a CDS encoding DUF3088 domain-containing protein has translation MTRDRLFLLRPGFTDPAYPGQVFYCWHCALLEGVLASFPEPAARLDVERIPWPRPRQAVVALVGERNQSLPLLVLGVGSPVDAEAESHGDVRFIAGKDRILAALSRRHGFPDPHP, from the coding sequence ATGACCCGTGACCGCCTGTTCCTGCTGCGTCCCGGATTCACCGACCCGGCCTATCCCGGCCAGGTCTTCTACTGCTGGCACTGCGCCTTGCTGGAAGGCGTGCTGGCCTCCTTCCCGGAGCCGGCGGCGCGGCTGGACGTCGAGCGGATCCCCTGGCCGCGGCCGCGCCAGGCCGTGGTGGCGCTGGTCGGCGAACGGAACCAGTCGCTGCCGCTGCTGGTGCTGGGCGTGGGGAGCCCGGTCGATGCGGAGGCCGAGAGCCATGGCGACGTCCGCTTCATCGCCGGCAAGGACCGCATCCTCGCCGCCCTGTCACGGCGTCACGGCTTTCCCGACCCGCATCCTTGA
- a CDS encoding Lrp/AsnC family transcriptional regulator, whose amino-acid sequence MTTLDAIDRKMIQLLRADGRISNADLAEAVGLSPSACLRRRQLLEHAGIIRGYTALIDEPDVANPTIAIVQITLERQTEEYLARFEAAVRKCPEVDQCYLMTGMSDYLLRVVARDTADYERIHKEQLSRMPGVSRIQSAFTLRSVIRGNSGT is encoded by the coding sequence ATGACCACGCTCGACGCCATCGACCGCAAGATGATCCAGCTGCTGCGCGCCGACGGGCGCATCAGCAATGCCGACCTGGCCGAGGCGGTCGGGCTGTCGCCGTCCGCCTGCCTGCGCCGGCGTCAGTTGCTGGAGCATGCCGGGATCATCCGCGGCTACACTGCGCTGATCGACGAGCCCGACGTCGCCAACCCGACCATCGCCATCGTCCAGATCACGCTGGAGCGGCAGACCGAGGAATATCTGGCCCGGTTCGAGGCCGCCGTGCGGAAGTGCCCGGAGGTCGACCAGTGCTATCTGATGACCGGCATGTCGGATTACCTGCTGCGCGTCGTCGCCCGCGACACCGCCGATTACGAGCGGATCCACAAGGAGCAGCTGTCGCGCATGCCCGGCGTCTCCCGCATCCAGTCGGCCTTTACCCTGCGCAGCGTGATCCGAGGCAACTCCGGGACCTAA
- the alr gene encoding alanine racemase, whose amino-acid sequence MTTSLADASGATLIVDLAAIRENYRALRRRLGRAACAAVLKADAYGLGADRIAPVLAAEGCRHFFVAHLEEGIALRPRVPEAAEVFVLHGPMPGCEDIALAHRLTPVLNSLEQVEGWTGLARRLGRALPAVLQLDTGMSRMGLSPAELDRIVDEPRRLDSLDLRLVMSHLACAERQDHPANGTQRLRFDVARRRLPQAPAALANSSGIFLGPDFHYDMARPGAALYGLTPVAGAPNPLRPVVRLQARIVQLRSIAAGDEVGYGLTWRADGPRRIATVAVGYADGFPRSLSNAGIAHFGDAALPIVGAVSMDSLGLDVSALPEGALRPGAMVELIGPHRSVDAIAADAGTIGYEILTRLGRRFRREYRDGQPSPAPSSTLVLEGVPS is encoded by the coding sequence ATGACCACTTCCCTTGCCGACGCCTCCGGCGCCACGCTGATCGTCGATCTGGCCGCGATCCGCGAGAATTATCGTGCGCTGCGCCGCCGCCTCGGCCGCGCCGCCTGCGCCGCAGTGCTGAAGGCCGACGCCTACGGGCTGGGCGCCGACCGGATCGCGCCGGTCCTGGCCGCGGAAGGATGCCGCCACTTCTTCGTCGCCCATCTCGAGGAGGGCATAGCCCTTCGGCCTCGCGTGCCGGAGGCGGCGGAGGTGTTCGTGCTGCACGGGCCGATGCCGGGCTGCGAGGACATCGCCCTGGCCCACCGCCTGACCCCTGTGCTGAACAGCCTGGAGCAGGTCGAGGGTTGGACCGGCCTGGCGCGCCGCCTCGGGCGGGCGCTGCCGGCGGTGCTGCAGCTCGACACCGGCATGTCGCGCATGGGGCTGTCGCCGGCCGAGTTGGACCGGATCGTCGATGAGCCGCGGCGCCTCGACAGTCTCGACCTGCGCCTGGTGATGAGCCACCTGGCCTGCGCCGAGCGGCAGGACCACCCGGCCAACGGCACCCAGCGCCTGCGCTTCGACGTGGCCCGCCGCCGCCTGCCGCAGGCCCCGGCGGCGCTGGCCAACTCCTCCGGCATCTTCCTCGGCCCCGACTTCCACTACGACATGGCCCGGCCCGGCGCGGCGCTGTACGGGCTAACCCCGGTCGCCGGCGCGCCGAACCCGCTGCGCCCGGTGGTGCGGCTGCAGGCCCGGATCGTCCAGCTGCGCAGCATCGCCGCCGGCGACGAGGTCGGCTACGGCCTGACCTGGCGCGCCGATGGGCCGCGCCGCATCGCCACCGTGGCGGTGGGTTATGCCGACGGCTTCCCCCGCAGCCTTAGCAACGCCGGCATCGCGCATTTCGGCGACGCCGCCCTGCCGATCGTCGGTGCCGTGTCGATGGATTCGCTCGGCCTCGACGTCTCGGCCCTGCCGGAGGGCGCGCTGCGCCCCGGTGCGATGGTCGAGCTGATCGGGCCGCATCGCAGCGTCGATGCCATCGCCGCCGATGCCGGCACCATCGGCTACGAGATCCTGACCCGGCTCGGCCGCCGCTTCCGTCGCGAGTACCGCGACGGCCAGCCATCCCCTGCCCCCTCGTCCACCCTGGTTCTCGAAGGAGTTCCGTCGTGA
- a CDS encoding D-amino acid dehydrogenase: MKVIVLGAGVIGVTTAWYLARAGHEVTVVDRQDGPANETSFANAGQVSPGYSAPWAAPGVPLKAIKWMLMEHSPFVLRPQLDTRQWLWLAQMLRNCTAARYAVNKERMVRLAEYSRDCLRQLRADTGIAYDDRAQGTLQLFRTQKQVDAAAKDIAVLQEAGVPYEVLDPAGCATAEPALAAVKDKLAGGLRLPGDETGDCFKFTNTLAKLAEGLGVTFRWGARIAALMTDGNRIGGVALEDGETLRADGYVLALGSYSPLLLKPLGIQIPVYPVKGYSITVPITEAAGAPVSTVMDETYKVAITRLGDRIRVGGTAELAGYSSKLWDARRRTLEHSVTDLFPAGGDVSRASFWTGMRPMTPDGTPVVGRTPYGNLFLNTGHGTLGWTMACGSGRVMSDIVSGRRAEIDLEGLAMDRYRWADLTGIRGPKGRPAAAPVPQAG, from the coding sequence GTGAAGGTCATCGTCCTCGGCGCCGGCGTCATCGGCGTGACCACCGCCTGGTACCTCGCCCGCGCCGGCCACGAGGTGACGGTGGTCGACCGGCAGGACGGGCCGGCGAACGAGACCAGCTTCGCCAATGCCGGCCAGGTCTCGCCCGGCTATTCCGCGCCCTGGGCCGCCCCCGGCGTGCCGCTGAAGGCGATCAAATGGATGCTGATGGAGCACAGCCCCTTCGTGCTGCGCCCGCAGCTGGACACCCGGCAGTGGCTGTGGCTGGCGCAGATGCTGCGCAACTGCACCGCCGCCCGCTACGCCGTGAACAAGGAGCGGATGGTCCGCCTGGCGGAATACAGCCGCGACTGCCTGCGCCAGCTGCGCGCCGACACCGGCATCGCCTATGACGACCGGGCCCAGGGCACGCTGCAGCTGTTCCGCACCCAGAAGCAGGTCGACGCCGCGGCCAAGGACATCGCCGTGCTGCAGGAGGCCGGGGTGCCCTACGAGGTGCTGGACCCGGCCGGCTGCGCCACCGCCGAGCCCGCCCTCGCCGCGGTGAAGGACAAGCTGGCCGGCGGCCTGCGCCTGCCGGGCGACGAGACCGGCGACTGCTTCAAGTTCACCAACACCCTGGCGAAGCTGGCCGAGGGGCTGGGCGTCACCTTCCGCTGGGGCGCCCGCATCGCCGCGCTGATGACCGACGGCAACCGCATCGGCGGCGTGGCGCTGGAGGACGGCGAGACCCTGCGCGCCGATGGCTATGTCCTGGCGCTGGGCAGCTATTCGCCGCTGCTCTTGAAGCCGCTGGGAATCCAGATCCCGGTCTATCCGGTCAAGGGCTACTCGATCACCGTGCCGATCACCGAGGCCGCAGGGGCCCCCGTCTCGACCGTGATGGACGAGACCTACAAGGTCGCGATCACCCGGCTGGGCGACCGCATCCGCGTCGGCGGCACCGCCGAGCTGGCGGGCTACAGCAGCAAGCTGTGGGACGCCCGTCGGCGGACGCTGGAGCATTCGGTCACCGACCTGTTCCCGGCGGGCGGCGATGTCTCCCGCGCCAGCTTCTGGACCGGCATGCGGCCGATGACGCCGGACGGCACCCCGGTGGTCGGCCGCACGCCCTATGGCAACCTGTTCCTCAACACCGGCCACGGCACGCTGGGCTGGACCATGGCCTGCGGCTCCGGCCGGGTGATGTCGGACATCGTCTCCGGCCGCCGCGCCGAGATCGACCTGGAAGGGCTGGCGATGGACCGCTACCGCTGGGCCGACCTGACCGGCATCCGCGGCCCGAAGGGCCGCCCGGCCGCCGCGCCGGTGCCGCAGGCGGGGTAA
- a CDS encoding calcium-binding protein, whose product MSIIPGTSGDDNLYGTSSSDQITGAGGDDTIYDGDYSVSSVDTIDGGTGDDYVVTYAGADTINGGTGQDLLQFYYTSGSTAFTVTTNTTPGATTTASNGVQFTNFERLYFYLGSGDDVVTAGDGDDSFSGNAGNDTFNGGSGRDGGYGGLGNDIFHGGSGSDYLNGDDGNDSLYGDSGGDSLYGGAGADTISGGDGYDYIEGGAGADTLNGGASGDSLSYYSSAAAVAVNLAFGTASGGHAQGDTFSNFENVTGSQHDDSLTGNASSNSLNGNDGDDALSGGGDYDSLYGGSGSDTLSGDAGNDYLSGDDGDDLLRGGVGADSLYGGNGTDTASYYTSSAGVVINLVTGSGSAGDAAGDFLSAIENLSGGQGNDSLVGDTGANTLLGWNGNDVLTGAGGKDMLTGGAGADRFVYGNTAQSPVGAGADRITDFSHAQGDHIDLEGIDANTAVAGDQAFSFIGTATYTGVAGQLRYVVVGGVTTIGGDVDGDGASDFHIQLTGSIGLVAADFVL is encoded by the coding sequence ATGTCCATCATTCCGGGAACCTCGGGCGACGATAATCTCTACGGCACATCCTCCAGCGATCAGATCACCGGCGCCGGGGGCGACGATACGATCTACGACGGCGACTACAGCGTCAGTTCGGTGGACACGATCGACGGGGGAACCGGCGACGACTATGTCGTCACCTATGCCGGCGCCGATACCATCAATGGCGGCACCGGGCAGGACCTCCTTCAATTCTACTATACGAGCGGTTCGACGGCGTTCACCGTCACGACCAACACGACGCCGGGGGCGACCACGACCGCTTCCAACGGCGTACAATTCACCAATTTCGAGAGGCTGTACTTCTATCTCGGATCCGGCGACGACGTCGTGACCGCGGGGGACGGCGACGATTCCTTTTCCGGCAATGCCGGGAACGACACGTTCAACGGCGGCAGCGGTCGCGACGGCGGCTATGGCGGCCTTGGCAATGACATATTCCACGGCGGCAGCGGCAGCGACTATCTCAACGGCGACGACGGGAACGATTCGCTCTACGGAGACAGCGGCGGCGACTCCCTCTATGGCGGCGCCGGCGCCGACACCATCTCCGGCGGCGACGGCTATGACTATATCGAGGGCGGTGCCGGCGCCGATACACTCAATGGCGGCGCCTCCGGCGATAGCCTGTCCTACTATTCCTCCGCAGCCGCGGTGGCGGTGAACCTGGCGTTTGGGACCGCGAGCGGCGGCCATGCGCAGGGTGACACCTTCTCGAATTTCGAGAACGTCACCGGCAGCCAGCATGACGACTCGCTCACCGGAAATGCCAGCAGCAACAGCCTCAACGGCAACGATGGCGACGACGCGCTCTCCGGTGGCGGAGACTACGACAGTCTCTATGGCGGCTCCGGCAGCGACACCCTCTCCGGGGACGCCGGAAACGACTATCTCTCCGGGGACGACGGCGACGATCTGCTGCGCGGCGGGGTCGGCGCGGACAGCCTCTACGGCGGCAACGGCACCGACACCGCAAGCTATTATACGAGTTCGGCCGGGGTCGTGATCAATCTGGTGACGGGCTCGGGCAGCGCCGGCGACGCCGCGGGCGATTTTCTGAGCGCGATCGAGAACCTCTCCGGCGGCCAGGGCAATGACAGCCTGGTCGGGGACACCGGGGCGAACACGCTGCTGGGCTGGAACGGCAACGACGTGCTCACCGGCGCGGGCGGCAAGGACATGCTGACCGGAGGCGCCGGCGCCGACCGCTTCGTCTATGGCAATACGGCGCAGAGCCCGGTCGGCGCCGGAGCCGACCGGATCACCGATTTCAGCCACGCCCAGGGCGACCACATCGACCTGGAGGGAATCGACGCCAACACGGCCGTGGCCGGCGACCAGGCCTTCAGCTTCATCGGCACGGCGACCTATACCGGCGTTGCCGGCCAGCTGCGCTACGTCGTCGTCGGAGGCGTCACTACCATCGGCGGCGACGTCGACGGCGACGGCGCCTCCGACTTCCACATCCAGCTCACCGGCTCGATCGGCCTGGTCGCCGCCGATTTCGTGCTCTGA
- a CDS encoding protealysin inhibitor emfourin — translation MRITFAMSSTGLFYAPGLAEPVVLDLAALPPAEAARIEALVRDAHVLDRPAAPESLSRPMPDARQFTVTIDEGGRSRTLELAEPIADPALKDLVRCLLDQVRAARASRRS, via the coding sequence ATGCGGATCACCTTCGCGATGTCGAGCACGGGCCTGTTCTATGCGCCGGGGCTGGCCGAGCCGGTGGTGCTGGACCTGGCGGCGCTGCCGCCGGCGGAAGCCGCCCGGATCGAGGCGCTGGTCCGCGACGCCCATGTCCTCGACCGGCCCGCGGCGCCGGAAAGCCTGTCGCGGCCGATGCCGGACGCCCGGCAGTTCACCGTGACGATCGACGAGGGCGGCCGCAGCCGCACGCTCGAGCTGGCCGAGCCGATCGCCGACCCGGCGCTGAAGGACCTGGTCCGCTGCCTGCTGGACCAAGTCCGGGCGGCGCGGGCGAGCCGGCGGTCATAG